From the genome of Setaria viridis chromosome 1, Setaria_viridis_v4.0, whole genome shotgun sequence:
AAACCTAAAATCAAAAATCAAGTGGTGAACTAGTAACAGGCACATACAATCACAGCAAATACCATATCTTGCCAAAGCCTGAACACATTTTTGCATCACCATAGTCAGATCCTTCTCCAAGTTTAACTAAAAAAATGACCTCGCACTAATCTCTGAAGTACTTTCTAAATCATGTTTAGCAATCTCTTAAGTATTTTCAAAATAATGTTTAGCAATGGATCCAAGACATTTCAAGTACACAGTGGAGCAGCATTTTCAGCTACAAGCTAGCTTCTTTCATAACCCACACTAAGCTTTATGGTCTATCAGGCTATCACTAAACGAGTTCAAAAGAATTTTGGTTATGACGTATACAGATTCATTTTCTCACTTGGTTGGAAGCGAACCAGCAATTCTGCAAAAGAACTGTTTTCCAGTTCAAATGGCAGTAAACGAGTTTAGTAATTTCAATTTAACTATTTCAAGAGAATATCTTCCATCGTTAACCCAGCACACCAATATACTCAGTAAGACGATTAGACCTAGTTAACTTACATCCCCAATAGAGTACAATACATATGCAAATACAATCTACTGAATGGTAAACCTTGAAGTGAATTAAGGATTAAGCTTTGTAAATTAGGGCATATTAAGTAGGACTTCATTGATGTGATGTGATGAGGCAATCAGATGGCTGAGTTTCCTGAACAATTACAGACTATATAAATGGCAAAAAAAAGACAACACCACGATCAAGGAAAGATGTAATCGCAAGCGAATAGTTCCATGTAATCCAAAAGGATCCCAATTTAAACTTGTATCTGCATTCATCAACTAAATCTCAGTACCCCTAGCAGGCAAAACAGTGGACGCATTAGGGTAGCTCAAAATTTCTAGATAAAAGGGGCATTGTCCCATTTCACATTTCAACCAGTCAGCACAAATACAGGCAAACAATCATCGCTATAACAAGACACCACAAGCAATACTAATCACCACAAAGACCCCGATCTACAGCCGACATTGCTCCGCACCTACCAAACGCGCCAAAATCTACAACCGTTGAACTCGTCCACCAGCAAGCCGGTCGGAAACCCACGTTCGTCAGACAGGACTGGATCGGATCAGATCGTACAGGACGAGACGGGGAACCGCGGACTCACCTCGGTGTGGCCGGCGACGGACGGGGGCGGTGGATCtagtggtgcttcccgccggtCCTCTCCATCTCCTCGAGGTGGGCGAGGTGGGCCCGCTCCCAGGGCAGCGCGACGAGGTAGGAGAAGGCCATCCCGCCGAAGCAGACGTGGAAGAGCGGGTCCGGCTTGCTCGTCTCGATGTACTTCTCGATGTAGCGGTCGACGGCCTGGTCGGCGCTCTTCTTGACGTTCTCCCAGGTGAGCCGCGGCTTCAGGTACGCCGGCACCTCCCGGACCTTCATGCCCCGGATCTCGTTGTACAGGGCTCGCAGCGCCATGGCCGATCTCTCCCTCTCGCCTCTCGCTAGGGTTTGCTCGTCGGCGTGTGGGTGGGTGGAgtggggagaggaaggggaaggggaattTGTTCGGCAAATGGGAGCGGAGGTTGTTGGGCCGAACTGGGCCGCTGTTGACTCTTGCCTGccgtgtgtgtgtttgtgtgtttGAGAGGAAGTATGGGCCTCAACGGGCCACTAGGTGCACGTGAGGCCCACCAGGCAGATGGTGACGTCGTCCTCCCGCGCCTATCGGGCAGATGCAGATGGCGGCAACGCGTCTCTCTCTGTGCTGGAGCGACGACAGTAGTCTGTAGATAGTTTGCTACGAACTGCAACATGCAAATGTCAACTGATCCAATGATAGCATCGCATAAAAAATATAGGTTGATTTGGCTAGGGATGATGTCGCACCCATCACGTAAGCTCACATTCAGATAATTTCATTTGGCAGGCAGAAGAGCAATTGGTTAAAAAATCTGGTAATTCTCACATTCAGCAGAATGACAGCAATACTCTTAACTGAAAGAAGTTTGAATAACACCTCTAGTCCTAGCTTTCAGTTCAAACATTCAGCAGAATGACAGAAAGTAGACTGACATGCTTCACCACTCATTAAGTTCAAAGCTAGGATTTGGCAGAATAGGTTGTCACCAGCACACCCAAGCACACGTCAGAATCATATTACATCAATCAATCTAAACATGCTTCAAGTCTTCTCACTCCGCATCCTCTATCTCCGCATCCTCTGGAACACCTCGGAGGTACATAACATTGTTGCACCTGTAGATTGAACAAGCATAAATGAATCATACGAGAGCCAACTGAATATGCAATGCGAAAGAGCTTAGTTTGATCAAATACCAGAAGCAAAAGACTGGACATGAAGATGCATCCCAGATTCCCAACTATTTGACCCAACACCCCAGTTCTAAAAAGTTCAAAGACATTATGTTTTTTAAGGACCCCTAGCTTTCCTTGAAATGTAACTTCTGCAGATCCATACTACCCTTAGTATAGTCAGATTAGAGCAACGGGATGACAGCATGCAAGCTTTTCCTGGGTTATCTTGATTTACATGGCAACAGTACTTGGCACATGCTCGAAGCAAAGGATCAAAAAGTCTACCTGATCAAAATCTCTCCCAGGTTTCCAGAGAATTGCCCATCAATGTACTCCTCTGTGTTAGCAAGCTGCACGCAGTAGAGAAAAGTAGTAATGAATTTTGTAGGTCGCTTCATATTCAATAGATAATGGGctatttttgtaaaaaaaaactgctgGTAGATCTAATAGTAAGATAGCCAAACTGTCAAATTCGTACCTGAAGGTTCATATAAGAATCCACAGAAACAAGATATCCTGAGAATGTAAAATAAAGGCTTATAAGTATGGTTAAGGGTAGGCACAGTATCTAGAAAATAATAAATTGTAACCGTTGAAAACTGAAACAAACTGAATACCTTTGTACTCCATACCCCACTTGAGTTTGACAATTACAGGCTTCCCTGTCAGGTTGTTCAAGAAAGGTTTTGGGTTAACTGGCACAGTCTGCACAAAGCAAGAATCCATTAGTAAGTGTACCAGAATGTCATGCGTTATTGTGACAggcaaatatatatatatatatatatataaactcTCATTGCATTCTTTGGACTTCTTTAGTTCATTAGTGAATTCCATGGGTCAACTAAATGACATATTTCCATTATGAAATGGTAATGAAACCATGATACCATACTGCAAGGCACCACATCAGTCTGGTGCATTAATAAGATCTTAGGCCTGCAAGACAATCCCAATGGCTCAGCCTTAATTAATATCAGACTAATCATCCACCAAAACTCAACTATCATGGCAAAGATATATAAACAAGTCAACAATAAATCAGATGCAATTATCTGCTTATCTAGATGATTATCTTAGTGTTTTTCAAATTTATTCTGCAGCTACAAGACTTGGAATTGAGCCTAGCAGCATACACCCTGCCTAGCTCATTAAGAATAGAtgcttttcagttttcacctGATGTTAAATCACAATTAAATTCATTAACTGAAGTAGTACAGAACAGTAATCAACTGTGTATGTGCACACTTACAGACAAATATGGATGCACCTTTGGACTAAGCTAGCAGAAACAATTGCAAACGTGATACGAGACTACCATGGTACTGGCAAAGGTGAAAGGACTAGGCTCAACTTAGCAGGTGCATCGGCTATATGGATACAACAGTACAGTGGTGAGgcaaaacaggaaaaaaaatccatccaGAACTCAACCCAGGATATTGGCAATGCGAAAAAAAGTACGGAAACCATGTTAGAGAAAAAGGAACCCCAATTCAAGCGAGGGAAGTCAATCTATCCCAGTGAGTTCCAAACATGAGGGCATTCCAGGATTACTAGATCCAGGTGAAAAGTAGCATCCCTTCGTAATCTCTGAACTCCTGATGCCTATACTCTGGTGCACCATCAAATTACTCTTTAACAATTCCCCCACACCCAGATTCCATAGCTGATTGCTTCAAGTATCCCAAACCATAGACCTCACTTATGACCTATCTAGTATCTATCTTCCAGGAATTCAACCTAGGTGTCTCAACTCTAGACTAACGGGTGCATGAAACACAAACTAGCCAGGTAGAGAATAGTCGACGACGCCAAATCACACGACGACTAATCAGAAGTGCGAACAGATCTAGTATGCAAACTGCCTAGAAAGAGGGATCGAGAGCGAGCCAGGGAAAGTAAGGgagcttagagcaactccaacccaCCTCCTAATTTTGGCCTCCTATTCCACCCGAATGAGAGTCTCTCATCCAATTTCTCTCTCATACTTCACAATGATCTCCAACAAACCCCTCATACTTGCCCTCTTATATTGAACCCTCCAATATTTTATATTCATATAAAGTAACTACCATGAGCATATGATCTCATCAAATTCTAGATCATTGCTGCAAAATTGAGGAATAAGTAATATAAAGAGATCAGTAATATGGAGAAATCCCTGCAAAATTGAAGCTACGTAAAGAAGAATGGGCTGCAAAATTGAAGCTATGCAAAAAGGAATTGCATTGCTTCCGTAAAAAGATGAATCAataccccctccccccccctctctccatATTAGgtgcgtttggtagagctccatctgattctaattctctatgggagctgattctctgagagaagtgattccgtgactgaaagtgattctcactttctctttgattctctagtataaactcttaaaattaggatggagaatcacttcacagaatcaggaaaAGCTATTTTTTTCtgctcccagcctcttagttcattttagaaaaTCACTTtacagaatcagcagagaatcacttctctggAAAACTGTTTGACAGAGCTCCTGctagaatcagcagagaataaCGCACCCTTACTCTTCAGTTTTTCTTGCTGTCTCTGGCAGCTGTATCGCAGCGGGAGCACAGGAAGGTGGCAGGCCGTGCGCACGACGCTGGTGGCTGGGAACGCAGGCAGCAGGCGGTCCGCAGCCACCGAGGCACCTCCCATCCCCAGATCccctctcccgccgcccgccgcccgcgtaCGTGACCCTGGAGCAGCaagcctccccctcctccgacGTATGGGCCGGCGCATGGGGCAACGGCGCGGCGCAGCTTCGCCGGCACCGAGCTACAGAGATGCCGCGGCAGCTGCTTTGTGGGGCCGCAAGCTAgcgctcctctctctctccgatACTCCCCTCTCTAGATCGGCCCGGGTAGGGAGGGAGTGGGATGAGTGGTGGGATGGAGTTGCTCTTACCGCCATCGGAGCAGACGAgcagcggccgccgcgggcgcgaGGTCGAGGCGAGGGCGACGGAGGCGGTGAGGGGGCGAGGCGTCGAGTAGCTAGCGCGGCGGTCGGTTAGGGGAAAGCAGAAGCGGGGTTTTAGGGAGCAGAAAGCTTCGTGGGCTGGGCCTTCACCAGCTTAGCATCTTCCTTCACGGGCCTTAGTTCATTGGGCCAGCAGGTGCACGTGACGGCCCACCTGGCAGAGAGGATGGATGGCGGTCTATCGTCCTCCTCCCGCGCATACCGGGCAGATGCAAATGGCGGCAATGGAGCACCGACCGCAGGCTAAAATTAGTGAGAGGCATGTGTGGTGGGAAGGACATGGTGAAGCAGggggggcgtggcggcggggtgGCCTTGGCAattggaagggagggaggaggcgaggtgagagagagagaggaagagggcgCATTGTGGGTTGGGTGATCACGGCCTCGATGGGGTCGTGGCGCAAGGCCTACGGCGCCCTCAAGGACTCCACCAAGGTCGGCCTCGCCAAGGTCAACAGCGACTTCAAGGTGAGCAATGGTGATGGCGGCGAACAGAATGGTCACGACCAGGAAACATTGATGCGTTTTCTTTGCTccccctttcttttttctcaatTCTCACCTGAGGCAATGTAGAAATGATGATCAGGATGGGGAATTTCGGCTCGTTTATTTTCATGGGTTATCTTATCCTTGATTGTCTAATTTGTGTAAAATGTAAACTCGATTGGAATTTTCAATTTGCGGTTATTTTCAATGGAGAATTGTGTGGATTCTGAATTCGCCTCTGATTTACCTGTAACTGGCGTGAACGTTCTCTTTGATGGTTCAATCTCATCAGCTGTTTGATGTTCTTTGTTTGTCTGAGAAAAGGAATTGGATATTGCAATTGTGAAGGCAACCAACCATGTTGAATGCCCTCCCAAGGAACGGCACGTCAGAAGTGAGTAGTCATCATGTTCCTTCTCCATCTTCTACCTTGAATCTGCCAATCTATTCCCACGCCCCAATTTCTGTAGCATCCTTATAATTCCATTTCGTACCGCAGAAATATTCTTCGCAACCTCAGCAAATCGCCCTCGTGCAGACGTCACGTACTGCATATATGCACTGTCAAGAAGATTGTCCAAGACAAAGAACTGGATAGTGGGTGTtattcctcctttttctttaatCCCTCCTCTACAATCACCATGTGTAGaattcatttttcatttttcttaattataataatatttgATAGCATCTTACAGGTTGCATTGAAGACATTGATAGTGGTACATAGGCTTCTGAGAGAAGGTGATCCCACATTCAAAGAGGAGTTCCTGGCCTACACATACAGGGGAAACATTTTGCATATAGCAAATTTCAAGGATGACTCGAGCCAATTAGGTCAGTGCTGAACATCAGGGGAATCTCTAATTCAGTATGTCCTGTTAAATGATGCCACAATTTTATCTGTTTTGTTTTCTGCGTGACAGCCTGGGATTGCTCCGCGTGGGTTCGCACTTATGCTCTCTTCCTGGAGGAACGGCTCGAGTGCTTTAGGGTTCTCAAATACGACATCGAAACTGAGCGTCTCATGAGATCACCCCAGTGTTCTAGCAAGGTAATTTTGTCTCTCTCGAATTCGATATTTGTCAGTTTAACAATATAGAGCTTGTGTCATGATTGCGTTCTGTGATCCTGACAATACAGGGACATAGTAAAACCAGGACCCTACCTTGCC
Proteins encoded in this window:
- the LOC117857738 gene encoding probable small nuclear ribonucleoprotein F isoform X1 — protein: MATVPVNPKPFLNNLTGKPVIVKLKWGMEYKGYLVSVDSYMNLQLANTEEYIDGQFSGNLGEILIRCNNVMYLRGVPEDAEIEDAE
- the LOC117857738 gene encoding probable small nuclear ribonucleoprotein F isoform X2, whose product is MEYKGYLVSVDSYMNLQLANTEEYIDGQFSGNLGEILIRCNNVMYLRGVPEDAEIEDAE
- the LOC117857729 gene encoding uncharacterized protein, whose translation is MALRALYNEIRGMKVREVPAYLKPRLTWENVKKSADQAVDRYIEKYIETSKPDPLFHVCFGGMAFSYLVALPWERAHLAHLEEMERTGGKHH